Proteins encoded by one window of Salmonirosea aquatica:
- a CDS encoding trans-sulfuration enzyme family protein — protein MKKQTKVIRTQTQQTQYREHSSPLFLTSSFTFESAEQGKALFDETEQGNLYSRFSNPTVQEFVDKVCMLEDCEDGVATATGMAAVFASLAGILQSGDHLIASRALFGSAHQIITQILSKWGITHTYLDASAPEADWEAAVQPNTRMVYVETPSNPGLELVDMEMIGRLCKKHGLIFNVDNCFATPSLQVPSEFGAHLVVHSATKFMEGQGRVLGGVVVGTKEYIKPLRFFCRQTGPSMSPFNAWILSKSLETLDLRMEKHCDNALKLAEALEQLPEVKQVNYPFLPSHPQYELATRQMSAGGAIVTIDLEGGFERVSAFMKALEIPSLSSNLGDTRTIVTNPYTTTHSKLKPEEKATLGITEGLIRISVGLEAVEDLIEDFTQAVKVSAEILVSE, from the coding sequence ATGAAAAAGCAAACCAAAGTCATTCGTACCCAAACCCAGCAGACACAGTACCGCGAGCACTCTTCGCCCCTGTTTCTAACCAGCAGCTTCACGTTTGAATCCGCCGAGCAAGGCAAAGCGCTGTTTGACGAAACCGAGCAAGGTAATCTTTACAGCCGGTTTTCGAACCCCACGGTGCAGGAATTTGTGGACAAAGTGTGCATGCTGGAAGATTGTGAAGACGGTGTGGCCACGGCGACGGGCATGGCGGCGGTATTCGCCAGTCTGGCCGGAATCCTGCAATCGGGTGATCACCTGATTGCCAGTCGGGCGTTATTCGGCTCCGCCCATCAGATCATTACGCAGATCCTGAGCAAGTGGGGCATTACGCATACCTACCTCGATGCCTCGGCTCCCGAAGCCGACTGGGAAGCAGCCGTGCAACCCAACACCCGCATGGTTTACGTGGAAACGCCCTCGAATCCCGGTCTCGAACTAGTAGACATGGAAATGATCGGCCGGTTGTGCAAGAAACACGGTCTGATTTTCAATGTGGACAATTGCTTTGCCACACCATCGCTTCAGGTACCCTCGGAATTTGGGGCGCATCTGGTCGTTCATTCGGCGACGAAGTTTATGGAAGGCCAGGGCCGGGTTTTGGGAGGCGTGGTGGTAGGTACCAAGGAATACATTAAGCCGCTGCGTTTCTTCTGTCGCCAGACGGGTCCATCCATGTCTCCCTTCAATGCCTGGATCTTATCCAAGAGTTTGGAAACCTTGGACCTGCGTATGGAAAAACACTGCGATAATGCGCTGAAACTAGCGGAGGCCCTGGAACAGCTACCCGAAGTGAAGCAGGTAAACTACCCTTTTTTACCTTCACATCCGCAGTATGAACTGGCTACCCGGCAGATGAGTGCCGGGGGTGCTATCGTCACGATCGATCTGGAAGGGGGCTTCGAACGCGTAAGCGCCTTTATGAAGGCATTGGAAATCCCCTCCCTTTCCTCCAACCTGGGCGATACCCGGACTATTGTCACCAATCCCTATACAACGACCCATTCAAAATTGAAGCCGGAAGAGAAAGCTACCCTGGGAATTACCGAAGGGCTAATTCGGATTTCAGTGGGTCTGGAAGCGGTAGAGGATTTGATTGAAGATTTTACGCAGGCAGTAAAAGTGAGTGCCGAGATACTAGTGAGTGAGTGA
- a CDS encoding VOC family protein, with protein MNQRIAHIALVVSDYDEAIDFYTRKLHFDLIEDTRLSETKRWVLVAPQGQGSDGCRLLLAQAATKEQKSRVGNQTGGRVFLFMHTDDFTRDYQNLLDQEIRIVREPSVEAYGTVAVFEDLYGNLWDLIEPIKL; from the coding sequence GTGAACCAACGCATAGCCCATATAGCCCTCGTAGTAAGCGACTACGATGAAGCGATCGACTTCTACACCCGAAAGTTGCATTTCGATCTGATTGAGGATACCCGGTTGAGCGAAACCAAACGGTGGGTACTGGTAGCTCCGCAAGGACAAGGATCGGATGGCTGCCGACTTCTACTGGCTCAGGCGGCTACGAAAGAACAAAAAAGTCGCGTTGGGAACCAGACCGGAGGCCGGGTGTTTTTATTCATGCACACCGACGATTTTACGCGGGATTATCAGAATTTACTGGATCAGGAAATCAGAATTGTGCGTGAACCCAGCGTCGAAGCTTACGGCACTGTTGCGGTATTCGAGGATTTGTACGGAAATCTTTGGGATTTGATAGAACCAATAAAACTATAA
- a CDS encoding phosphoadenylyl-sulfate reductase: MILSENVTSESLLDLISNKTEVEALRSLTELFPGQVAFSSSLGYEDQVITDLILKNDLPIRIFTLDTGRLFEETYKTLQRTNKRYDTKLEVVFPKNDSVEKLLSEKGPYSFYDTVENRKECCFIRKVEPLNRALQGVKIWVTGIRAEQSGNRQEMPPIERDDAHDLFKFHAILSWSFEQVKAYVKTNNVPYNPLHDKGFVSIGCAPCTRAIQEGEDFRAGRWWWEDESKKECGLHAR, from the coding sequence ATGATACTGAGTGAGAACGTGACATCTGAGTCACTGCTAGATCTCATTTCCAACAAAACGGAAGTTGAAGCCTTGCGCTCCCTTACAGAATTGTTTCCTGGCCAAGTCGCTTTTTCGAGCAGTCTGGGCTACGAAGATCAGGTGATCACGGACCTGATTCTGAAAAACGATCTTCCGATCCGAATTTTTACGCTGGATACGGGACGGCTCTTTGAGGAAACCTATAAGACTCTCCAACGTACCAACAAGCGATACGACACCAAACTCGAGGTGGTATTTCCGAAAAACGATTCCGTTGAAAAACTACTTAGCGAAAAAGGTCCGTACAGTTTTTATGATACGGTTGAAAATCGCAAAGAGTGTTGTTTCATACGTAAGGTAGAGCCGCTGAATCGGGCTTTGCAGGGTGTAAAAATCTGGGTGACGGGTATTCGGGCCGAGCAGTCGGGTAACCGCCAGGAGATGCCCCCAATCGAGCGGGACGATGCCCATGATTTGTTCAAGTTTCATGCGATTCTTTCGTGGAGTTTCGAGCAAGTCAAAGCCTACGTAAAAACGAACAACGTACCCTATAACCCGCTACACGACAAAGGTTTCGTCAGTATAGGCTGCGCCCCTTGTACCCGGGCCATCCAGGAGGGCGAGGACTTCCGCGCCGGCCGCTGGTGGTGGGAGGATGAGAGCAAAAAAGAGTGCGGGCTGCATGCCAGGTAG
- the cysD gene encoding sulfate adenylyltransferase subunit CysD produces MSLIKEQAVQSTFPNVITLDYLDQLEAEAIYIMREVAGQFERPALLFSGGKDSITLVRLAQKAFAPAKIPFTLVHVDTGHNFEEAIRYRDELVEKIGAKLVVRYVEDTIKAKGLQEPTGKNASRNWLQTFTLLDTIEEFEFDACIGGARRDEEKARAKERIFSFRDEFGQWDPKRQRPELWNLFNGRIHKGENVRVFPISNWTELDVWSYIKRENIDLPSIYFAHERECILRDGRLLNNTPVIQPDENDRIVTRRVRFRTVGDMTCTAAVESDAATLDEVVAEITISRISERGETRIDDQQTEAAMEDRKKGGTFDQWIIDPR; encoded by the coding sequence ATGTCATTGATCAAAGAACAAGCCGTGCAAAGCACTTTTCCAAACGTCATCACCCTCGATTACCTCGATCAACTCGAGGCCGAGGCGATTTATATCATGCGCGAGGTAGCCGGGCAGTTTGAACGTCCCGCGTTGCTGTTTTCGGGGGGTAAGGATTCGATCACCCTGGTGCGTCTGGCGCAGAAGGCATTTGCTCCGGCCAAAATACCCTTTACGCTCGTCCATGTGGATACAGGCCACAATTTTGAGGAAGCCATCCGGTACCGCGATGAGTTGGTTGAGAAAATTGGGGCCAAGCTAGTGGTTCGCTACGTGGAAGATACCATCAAGGCCAAAGGCTTACAGGAACCTACGGGTAAAAACGCCAGCCGTAACTGGTTGCAAACCTTCACCCTACTGGATACCATCGAGGAATTTGAGTTCGATGCCTGCATTGGCGGAGCCCGCCGTGATGAAGAGAAAGCCCGTGCTAAAGAGCGTATTTTTTCATTTCGTGATGAGTTTGGCCAATGGGATCCCAAGCGACAACGACCCGAGTTATGGAACCTGTTCAACGGGCGGATCCACAAAGGCGAGAATGTGCGGGTATTTCCTATTTCCAACTGGACCGAACTCGACGTGTGGTCATACATCAAGCGTGAGAATATTGACCTACCCAGTATTTACTTCGCCCATGAGCGCGAGTGTATCCTGCGCGACGGCCGCTTGCTGAACAATACGCCCGTTATACAACCCGATGAGAACGACCGGATCGTGACGCGACGCGTGCGCTTCCGTACCGTAGGGGACATGACCTGCACGGCCGCCGTAGAATCCGACGCTGCTACGCTTGATGAAGTGGTGGCCGAAATCACGATTTCGCGCATCAGCGAACGCGGCGAAACCCGCATCGACGATCAGCAGACCGAAGCGGCTATGGAGGACCGAAAAAAGGGGGGTACTTTTGATCAATGGATAATTGATCCTAGATAA
- a CDS encoding sulfate adenylyltransferase subunit 1, giving the protein MDILRFITAGSVDDGKSTLIGRLLFDTKNILADQMEAIEKASKSRNDGEIDLALLTDGLRSEREQGITIDVAYKYFQTPKRKFISIDAPGHIQYTRNMVTGASNADLAIILVDARQGVVEQTRRHSLIASLLGIPHVVVAVNKMDLVEYSEDRFLEIAQAYKELAAKLKIKDLTIIPVSALNGDNVVDRSDNMPWYDGETMVSVLENVDVLNDLNLTDGRFPVQYVIRPQTAELHDYRGYAGRIKSGTFRKGDRITVLPSEVSSTIARVEVAGKEVEVAHAPQSVTLILDDDIDISRGDLLVTANQAQPVVSQDLETLICWMDDRKELKVGSKFTLQHGTNRTRCSVRSIEYRVDINTYEQLEDIESLKLNDVARVVLRTANPIAYDPYLKNRANGAAILIDETSNVTVGACMVE; this is encoded by the coding sequence GTGGACATATTACGATTTATTACCGCAGGTTCCGTAGACGATGGCAAGAGTACGCTCATCGGGCGGCTGCTTTTTGACACTAAAAATATTCTGGCCGATCAGATGGAAGCTATCGAAAAAGCCAGCAAAAGCCGCAACGACGGAGAGATCGACCTCGCGCTGCTGACCGACGGCCTACGCTCCGAACGCGAGCAGGGCATTACCATTGATGTAGCCTATAAATATTTCCAAACGCCAAAACGTAAGTTCATCAGCATCGACGCACCGGGGCACATCCAATACACCCGCAACATGGTCACGGGCGCTTCCAATGCCGACCTGGCCATAATTCTGGTTGATGCCCGGCAGGGGGTGGTCGAGCAGACTCGACGCCATTCGCTCATTGCTTCGCTATTGGGGATACCGCACGTGGTGGTGGCCGTTAACAAAATGGACCTGGTTGAGTACTCAGAAGACCGTTTTCTGGAAATCGCCCAAGCCTACAAGGAATTAGCCGCTAAGCTGAAAATCAAAGACCTCACGATTATCCCCGTCAGCGCCCTGAATGGTGATAATGTAGTGGACCGATCGGATAATATGCCTTGGTACGACGGAGAAACGATGGTTTCGGTGCTGGAAAATGTCGATGTATTGAACGACCTGAATCTTACCGACGGGCGTTTTCCCGTGCAGTATGTCATCCGTCCCCAAACGGCCGAATTACACGATTACCGTGGGTACGCCGGCCGCATCAAAAGTGGTACCTTCCGTAAAGGCGACCGTATTACAGTACTGCCGTCGGAAGTAAGCTCCACCATTGCGCGGGTAGAAGTAGCGGGTAAGGAGGTTGAGGTAGCTCACGCACCGCAGTCGGTCACGTTGATACTAGACGATGATATCGACATCAGCCGGGGCGATTTGCTGGTGACTGCCAATCAGGCTCAGCCCGTCGTAAGTCAGGATCTGGAAACGCTGATTTGCTGGATGGATGACCGCAAGGAGCTGAAAGTGGGGAGTAAATTCACCTTGCAGCACGGAACCAACCGTACCCGTTGCTCGGTTCGTAGCATAGAGTACCGGGTGGATATTAACACGTATGAGCAACTCGAAGACATCGAAAGCCTGAAATTAAATGATGTAGCCCGAGTAGTATTGCGTACGGCCAATCCCATCGCGTATGATCCCTACCTGAAAAACCGGGCAAACGGAGCGGCCATTCTGATTGACGAAACTTCAAATGTGACGGTAGGTGCCTGCATGGTGGAGTAA
- a CDS encoding nitrite reductase, giving the protein MKNLTITENVSTAAKRDIFELQAKIGSFTQGDGPEEAFRKYRLTRGVYGQRQPGVQMIRIKLPFGHLTADQLVRIADSSDKYATGNLHATTRQDIQLHFVKLADSPQLWADLEDANITLREACGNTVRNVTASATAGVDPDEPFDVTSYAQAFFAYFLRNPISQEMGRKFKIAVSSSEKDSAFAFMHDVGLIPKLGQNEQGETIKGFKVLIGGGLGAQPFSAQVAYEFLPADQVIPFTEALIRVFDRYGERTRRHKARMKFLLNDLGLEAMLEKVKEEWTALKNKTFPVEELSFAWQNLAESEPASREDILVLADTQLEHSEKEIFQKWLTTNVFEQKQKGWHGVYLRVLLGDMHSDTARKLADLVRQYAADDIRVTVNQGYLLRFVKAEDLPALFHELNTLGLAEPGFDSTADITTCPGTDTCNLAISSSYGITRVLEVMMKEEYPDLIYNNDIKIKISGCMNGCGQHSAANIGFHGSSIKNGKLVLPALQVLLGGGFTGDGIGLIGDKVIKLPSKRGPEAMRVLLDDYQTNSFEGEYFNQYYARQTKNYFYQLLKPIADLSTVQDDEYRDWDHDELFKTEVGVGECAGVMIDLVGTTLVEANEKLGLAHEMLEVGVWADGIYHAYNTFITGAKALLIGEGIATNTQYGMVKEFDENFGQVFYPNAAEGDKPFAEIVFSINKNEPTEAFAREFVAKAEQFLNQVKGYRENQLSDNPLPALQELVFGQDS; this is encoded by the coding sequence ATGAAAAACCTGACGATTACCGAAAACGTATCAACTGCCGCCAAACGCGATATTTTTGAATTGCAGGCCAAAATCGGGTCCTTTACCCAGGGAGACGGTCCCGAAGAGGCTTTCCGCAAGTACCGCCTGACGCGCGGAGTGTACGGACAGCGGCAGCCGGGAGTACAGATGATCCGCATCAAATTGCCTTTTGGCCACCTGACTGCCGACCAACTGGTACGCATTGCTGACTCTTCGGATAAGTACGCGACCGGGAACCTGCATGCCACGACCCGTCAGGATATACAACTTCACTTCGTCAAGTTAGCCGACTCTCCCCAATTATGGGCTGACCTGGAAGATGCCAATATTACGCTGCGCGAGGCCTGCGGCAATACGGTTCGGAATGTTACGGCTTCTGCTACGGCGGGGGTAGACCCTGACGAGCCTTTCGATGTAACATCCTACGCCCAGGCTTTTTTTGCTTATTTTCTCCGCAATCCTATCTCGCAGGAAATGGGCCGTAAATTCAAAATTGCGGTTTCATCTTCTGAAAAGGATTCAGCGTTCGCCTTCATGCACGACGTAGGGCTCATTCCCAAATTGGGTCAGAATGAGCAAGGCGAAACGATCAAAGGATTTAAGGTGTTGATCGGGGGCGGCCTGGGCGCACAGCCTTTCTCAGCGCAGGTAGCCTACGAGTTTTTGCCTGCCGATCAGGTGATTCCGTTTACCGAAGCCCTCATTCGGGTGTTTGACCGCTACGGCGAACGTACCCGGCGACACAAGGCCCGCATGAAGTTTCTGCTCAACGATTTGGGCCTGGAAGCCATGCTGGAAAAAGTGAAGGAAGAATGGACGGCTCTTAAAAATAAGACTTTTCCCGTGGAAGAACTGTCATTTGCGTGGCAGAATCTGGCTGAGAGCGAGCCAGCGAGCCGGGAAGATATCCTGGTCCTGGCTGACACACAACTGGAACATTCTGAAAAAGAAATTTTCCAAAAATGGCTGACTACCAACGTATTTGAACAAAAACAAAAAGGCTGGCATGGTGTGTACCTGCGCGTTCTGCTGGGTGATATGCACTCCGATACGGCCCGCAAACTAGCTGACCTCGTGCGGCAATACGCCGCCGACGACATACGAGTGACGGTGAACCAAGGGTACCTGCTACGGTTTGTGAAGGCAGAAGACCTTCCTGCACTTTTCCATGAATTGAACACCTTGGGACTAGCGGAGCCGGGCTTCGACAGTACCGCCGACATTACTACCTGCCCCGGTACGGATACCTGCAATCTGGCTATTTCAAGCAGCTACGGGATTACCCGGGTACTGGAAGTGATGATGAAAGAAGAGTACCCTGACCTGATTTATAACAACGACATCAAGATCAAGATCAGCGGTTGCATGAACGGTTGCGGGCAGCATAGCGCCGCCAACATCGGCTTCCATGGCAGCTCCATCAAGAACGGCAAACTGGTACTTCCGGCTTTGCAGGTACTGCTCGGCGGAGGATTTACGGGCGACGGTATTGGACTGATTGGTGATAAAGTAATCAAACTACCTTCCAAGCGCGGCCCTGAGGCCATGCGGGTACTGTTGGACGATTACCAAACTAATTCTTTCGAAGGGGAATACTTCAATCAGTACTATGCCCGGCAAACCAAGAATTATTTCTACCAGCTTCTCAAACCCATAGCTGATTTATCAACCGTTCAGGACGATGAGTACCGCGACTGGGATCACGATGAATTGTTTAAAACTGAGGTAGGGGTAGGCGAGTGCGCGGGCGTGATGATCGACCTGGTGGGTACCACGCTCGTGGAAGCCAACGAAAAATTGGGTCTGGCGCACGAAATGCTGGAAGTAGGTGTATGGGCTGATGGCATCTATCATGCTTACAATACCTTCATTACGGGGGCCAAAGCCTTATTGATTGGTGAAGGAATCGCTACCAACACCCAATACGGTATGGTGAAAGAGTTTGACGAAAACTTTGGCCAGGTGTTTTATCCTAATGCAGCCGAAGGAGACAAACCCTTTGCTGAAATCGTGTTCAGTATTAACAAAAATGAACCGACCGAAGCCTTTGCCCGGGAATTTGTCGCCAAGGCTGAGCAGTTCCTGAACCAAGTCAAGGGGTATCGTGAGAACCAACTTTCGGACAATCCCCTACCGGCTTTGCAGGAACTGGTGTTTGGACAAGATAGTTGA
- the cobA gene encoding uroporphyrinogen-III C-methyltransferase — protein sequence MKLTLVGAGPGDPDLITLKGVKALQKARVVLYDALIHPALLEHCAESCVKVHVGKRFGKHSCSQDVINFMIVEYAYQYGEVVRLKGGDPYVFGRGYEEVEFAARHGIESEVIPGISSSYAVPALAGIPLTSRGVSESFWVVTGTTKSHQMSGDLALAAQSTATVVVLMGVHKLPEIVEIYSELGKLNQPIAIIQNGSLPNQKMVTGKISNILPLAQISGISSPAIIVIGQAAALPDTAIECVRQVSSKSDLMS from the coding sequence ATGAAACTAACCCTGGTAGGCGCCGGCCCCGGCGATCCCGACCTTATCACGCTGAAAGGCGTAAAGGCTTTGCAAAAAGCCAGGGTGGTACTGTATGATGCGCTCATTCATCCCGCTCTGCTGGAGCATTGCGCAGAGTCCTGCGTGAAAGTGCACGTGGGCAAGCGGTTCGGAAAGCACAGCTGCAGTCAGGACGTCATTAATTTTATGATTGTGGAATACGCCTACCAGTACGGCGAGGTGGTACGTCTCAAAGGCGGCGATCCTTATGTATTTGGCCGGGGCTATGAAGAAGTAGAATTCGCCGCCCGCCACGGCATTGAATCTGAGGTAATTCCCGGTATTTCCAGCAGTTACGCAGTACCTGCCCTGGCAGGTATTCCATTGACTTCACGCGGCGTGAGCGAAAGTTTCTGGGTGGTGACAGGTACCACCAAATCGCACCAGATGTCCGGCGATCTGGCCCTGGCTGCTCAGTCGACCGCCACCGTGGTAGTTCTGATGGGGGTACATAAACTGCCCGAAATCGTGGAAATTTATTCAGAATTAGGAAAGTTGAATCAGCCGATCGCCATCATTCAAAATGGTTCGCTTCCCAACCAGAAAATGGTAACGGGAAAGATCAGCAATATTCTACCCCTGGCCCAAATCAGCGGCATCAGTTCTCCCGCGATCATCGTCATTGGTCAGGCAGCGGCTCTGCCCGATACGGCCATTGAGTGTGTGCGACAGGTTTCCAGCAAGTCGGATTTAATGTCGTAA
- a CDS encoding lysophospholipid acyltransferase family protein translates to MKNLPGHLLVSLLNAISRLSWKTMYRLSDAIQWIVFDLFKYRKQVIAENLERSFPNKSAAERSQIQRAFHRNLSDIIAETLKLSRMSRQEIGQRFEGDVSLLENYYRQGRNVVVVLGHLGNWELANLYASSHFSHHIVVVYHPLANPLFEKYVKDVRSRFGSELIPMKQAYARPPVPGEKPFLFFLVNDQSPNPHKAYWTTFLHQDTGIFRGVEVIARQFNSPVVYAKIERNEAKRGHYRVALDLITDNPAEVPQNGILEKQARLLEADIRRQPANWLWSHKRWKHRRPTRLEPSQVFDKTSHREPQAR, encoded by the coding sequence ATGAAGAATTTACCTGGCCATCTTCTTGTCTCCCTGCTCAACGCAATTTCAAGGCTATCCTGGAAAACCATGTACAGGCTTTCGGATGCCATTCAATGGATTGTCTTCGATTTGTTCAAGTACCGCAAACAGGTCATTGCCGAAAATCTGGAACGAAGTTTTCCCAACAAATCAGCGGCGGAACGATCCCAAATACAGCGTGCTTTCCACCGCAACCTGTCCGACATTATCGCAGAAACGCTCAAACTTTCCCGCATGTCCCGGCAGGAAATCGGTCAGCGTTTCGAAGGGGATGTGTCGTTGCTAGAAAACTACTACCGGCAGGGTCGTAACGTAGTGGTGGTACTGGGGCACCTGGGCAACTGGGAGCTGGCTAACCTGTATGCGTCCTCTCATTTTTCGCATCATATTGTGGTCGTGTACCACCCCCTGGCTAATCCGCTTTTTGAGAAGTACGTTAAGGACGTCAGGAGCCGGTTCGGTTCCGAACTGATTCCCATGAAGCAGGCGTACGCGCGTCCGCCTGTCCCCGGGGAAAAGCCTTTTTTATTCTTTCTGGTCAACGACCAGTCTCCCAACCCGCACAAAGCCTACTGGACCACGTTTCTCCATCAGGATACGGGTATATTCCGGGGCGTGGAGGTGATCGCCCGGCAGTTCAACAGTCCCGTCGTATACGCCAAGATCGAGCGCAATGAAGCCAAAAGAGGACATTACCGGGTAGCACTCGACCTGATCACAGACAACCCGGCCGAGGTACCTCAGAACGGAATTCTGGAAAAACAAGCCCGGCTCCTGGAAGCCGACATCCGACGGCAACCTGCCAACTGGCTGTGGAGCCACAAGCGCTGGAAGCACCGCCGACCTACGCGTCTGGAACCTTCCCAAGTATTCGATAAAACCTCGCATCGTGAGCCACAAGCCCGTTAA
- a CDS encoding glycosyltransferase family 9 protein produces MSHKPVKFLILRFSSIGDIVLTTPVVRCLKQQYPQAEIHYFTKIRHKTLLTENPYIDRIWCLDGKLGTLLKELRHEKFDYVLDLHTNVRTLRIKLALGVKSYSFPKLNVQKWLLTQFKFNVMPSMHIVDRYMATVAPLGVSNDDQGLDYFIPYRDEVERDWLPLTHRAGYVAYAIGGQHATKRLPVERMVELCKKINYPTILLGGKEDFETGEFVRLALGDALIFNACGKCNLNQSASLVKQAGIVFSHDTGLMHIAAAFKKKVYSIWGNTTPLFGMYPYQTPHVVLENNSLSCRPCSKIGYEKCPKGHFKCMNELSFQFEIKELSARKRG; encoded by the coding sequence GTGAGCCACAAGCCCGTTAAATTCCTGATTCTACGCTTTTCGTCCATTGGCGATATTGTGCTCACTACGCCCGTGGTCCGCTGTTTGAAGCAGCAGTACCCTCAGGCAGAAATCCATTATTTTACTAAAATCCGGCACAAAACCCTCCTGACCGAAAACCCCTACATTGACAGAATCTGGTGTTTGGATGGCAAGCTAGGTACCCTGCTGAAAGAGCTACGGCACGAAAAATTCGACTATGTGCTCGATCTCCATACCAATGTCCGCACATTGCGGATCAAACTGGCCCTGGGAGTCAAGTCGTACAGTTTCCCAAAACTCAACGTACAAAAATGGCTCCTCACCCAGTTCAAGTTCAATGTCATGCCTTCTATGCATATCGTGGACCGCTATATGGCCACGGTAGCTCCACTGGGTGTATCAAATGACGATCAGGGTCTTGATTACTTCATTCCCTACCGCGACGAAGTGGAGCGCGACTGGCTACCGCTAACCCACCGCGCCGGGTACGTGGCCTATGCCATCGGCGGCCAGCACGCCACCAAGCGGCTCCCTGTGGAGCGGATGGTCGAACTTTGCAAAAAAATCAATTATCCTACCATCCTGCTCGGAGGGAAAGAGGACTTTGAGACGGGTGAATTCGTACGGCTGGCGCTGGGCGATGCCTTGATTTTTAACGCCTGCGGCAAATGCAACCTGAACCAGTCGGCCTCATTGGTGAAGCAGGCAGGGATCGTATTCTCACACGATACGGGGCTGATGCATATCGCGGCCGCTTTCAAAAAGAAAGTGTATTCGATCTGGGGAAACACGACGCCGCTGTTTGGCATGTACCCCTACCAAACCCCGCACGTCGTACTCGAAAATAATAGCCTTTCCTGCCGTCCCTGTTCTAAAATCGGCTATGAAAAATGTCCGAAAGGACATTTCAAATGCATGAACGAACTCTCGTTCCAATTTGAGATTAAAGAACTAAGCGCCCGGAAAAGGGGTTAA
- a CDS encoding carbon-nitrogen hydrolase, with the protein MTKKINIGLVQMSCTADLDANFQKATTKIRAAAAQGAQIICLQELFKSLYFCDVEDHANFSLAEAIPGPSTEALGVLAAELGVVIIASLFEKRTHGLYHNTTAVLDADGRYLGKYRKMHIPDDPGYYEKFYFTPGDAPVNGTSASDEKGYRVFDTKFAKIGVLICWDQWYPEAARITSLMGAEILFYPTAIGWDTNETDPVIHEEQYGAWQTIQRSHAVANGVFVVAVNRVGREGDQQFWGGSFVANPHGRLLYLAPHDDEVVYTQEIDLASIDHYRTTWPYFRDRRVDSYQPITQRYID; encoded by the coding sequence ATGACAAAAAAAATAAACATAGGCCTGGTGCAGATGAGCTGTACGGCTGATCTGGACGCTAATTTTCAGAAAGCTACCACTAAAATCCGGGCGGCGGCGGCTCAGGGTGCCCAAATCATCTGTTTGCAGGAATTATTCAAATCGCTGTATTTCTGTGATGTGGAAGACCACGCCAATTTCAGTCTGGCTGAGGCCATTCCGGGGCCTTCTACCGAGGCCCTGGGCGTGCTGGCCGCTGAGCTGGGTGTGGTGATCATCGCTTCATTGTTTGAGAAACGAACGCACGGTCTCTACCACAACACCACCGCCGTACTCGACGCCGACGGACGCTACCTGGGTAAGTACCGCAAAATGCACATTCCCGACGACCCGGGCTACTACGAGAAATTTTACTTCACCCCCGGCGATGCTCCCGTCAATGGTACCTCCGCCTCCGATGAAAAGGGGTACCGCGTATTCGACACTAAATTTGCCAAAATCGGGGTATTGATTTGCTGGGATCAGTGGTACCCTGAGGCCGCGCGCATCACCAGCCTGATGGGGGCTGAAATCCTGTTTTATCCTACGGCGATTGGCTGGGATACTAACGAAACCGATCCCGTGATCCATGAGGAACAGTACGGCGCCTGGCAAACCATTCAACGTAGCCATGCCGTGGCCAACGGGGTGTTTGTGGTGGCTGTGAACCGCGTGGGCCGAGAAGGCGACCAACAGTTCTGGGGCGGCTCATTCGTGGCTAATCCGCACGGTAGACTACTGTACCTGGCCCCGCACGATGACGAAGTCGTGTATACGCAGGAAATTGACTTGGCCAGCATCGACCACTACCGTACTACCTGGCCCTACTTCCGCGATCGTCGGGTAGATTCGTATCAACCCATTACGCAGCGGTATATAGATTAG